The following proteins are encoded in a genomic region of Candidatus Diapherotrites archaeon:
- a CDS encoding archaeal proteasome endopeptidase complex subunit alpha translates to MYPISRNKQTSAYDRVSTMFSPDGRLYQVEYASKIVEQGTMGIGIAYDKGILFGVDKRVSSKLLLPDSIEKLFKVDDHIGVISAGLVGDARRIVQMARKEAQENRMYYDEKIQVETLAKRVASMKQLYTQYGGMRPFGVSFVIGGFDETGPRLFETEPSGALAEYYAVAIGKGKKDAMKLLEKDFREKLSFEESVLLCSDVLEKSLGEKQKLDIQTVEFAFIEKDTPFTIVERQKIKSLLSRKPS, encoded by the coding sequence TTGTACCCTATTTCTCGCAACAAGCAGACTTCTGCATACGACCGCGTTTCAACCATGTTCTCGCCTGACGGAAGGCTGTACCAGGTCGAATACGCCTCCAAAATAGTCGAGCAGGGAACCATGGGAATCGGAATAGCCTACGACAAGGGCATTCTTTTCGGCGTCGACAAGAGGGTTTCGTCAAAACTGCTTCTTCCGGACTCCATTGAAAAGCTTTTCAAGGTCGACGACCACATCGGCGTCATAAGCGCGGGCCTGGTCGGCGACGCAAGAAGGATAGTGCAAATGGCGCGCAAGGAAGCCCAGGAAAACAGGATGTACTACGACGAAAAAATCCAGGTCGAAACCCTTGCTAAGAGAGTTGCTTCCATGAAACAGCTTTACACGCAGTACGGCGGAATGAGGCCGTTCGGCGTTTCGTTTGTCATAGGGGGATTTGACGAGACCGGGCCGAGGCTCTTCGAAACAGAGCCGTCAGGCGCCCTCGCGGAATATTATGCGGTTGCAATCGGAAAAGGAAAAAAGGATGCAATGAAACTGCTGGAAAAGGATTTCAGGGAAAAATTGTCCTTTGAAGAGTCCGTTTTGCTTTGCTCGGACGTGCTTGAAAAAAGCCTCGGCGAAAAGCAGAAGCTTGACATTCAGACCGTTGAATTCGCGTTCATCGAAAAGGACACGCCCTTCACAATAGTCGAAAGGCAGAAAATAAAATCCTTGTTGAGCAGGAAACCATCCTGA